One window from the genome of Spirochaeta isovalerica encodes:
- the nuoF gene encoding NADH-quinone oxidoreductase subunit NuoF → MTGRELEKLRNENLELKKKTEKKVYICTTGCRASGSLDLVDEFEKIRKEKGLDDFFEIVRAGCLGQCSKSPLIRMEPEGYYYGGVKREDVAEIVEKTVLNGEPVKRLIPGEGFFAHQKKEVLSTCGTVDPRSLEDAVSRGAYKQAARMLEEMSPQQVIDQVLGSGLRGRGGAGFPTGRKWQFCHDSPGDEKYLICNADEGDPGAFMDRALLEGSPHQLIEGMIIAAYAIGANTGFVYVRAEYPIAVEHITLAVKQAEERGFLGEKIFGSDFNFKMIIRKGAGAFVCGEETALIASLEGKRGMPRPRPPFPAVSGYMGKPTNINNVETLANIPLILEKTGEGYSETGTENSKGTKIFALAGDVNNTGLVEVPMGISLREIIFDIGEGIPKGRQFKAAQLGGPSGGCVPGEFLDLPIDYESLKQVGAIMGSGGLIVMDDKSCMVDMARYFLEFIQKESCGKCVPCRVGSRHMLDILERICHGKGEEGDIEKLEELAETVKTSSLCALGQTAPNPVLTTLRYFRHEYEEHIHDKTCRAGVCTDLVSYCIDEEKCVGCGVCLKNCPVDAISGEKKKAHIIDHAICISCGMCVDVCKFDAAAVC, encoded by the coding sequence ATGACAGGAAGGGAACTGGAAAAACTCCGGAATGAAAATCTGGAACTGAAAAAGAAAACCGAAAAAAAGGTCTATATATGCACAACCGGATGCCGGGCTTCCGGATCACTCGATCTGGTCGATGAGTTTGAAAAAATCCGGAAGGAAAAAGGATTGGATGATTTCTTTGAGATCGTCCGGGCCGGTTGCCTCGGGCAGTGTTCAAAATCTCCTCTGATCCGTATGGAACCGGAAGGCTATTACTACGGCGGTGTTAAAAGGGAAGATGTGGCGGAAATCGTAGAAAAGACCGTTCTCAACGGTGAGCCGGTAAAACGGCTGATTCCGGGAGAAGGATTTTTTGCCCATCAGAAAAAAGAAGTCCTCTCAACCTGCGGCACTGTTGATCCCCGTAGTCTGGAGGACGCTGTTTCCAGGGGAGCCTATAAACAGGCAGCCAGGATGCTGGAGGAGATGAGTCCTCAGCAGGTTATCGATCAGGTTCTCGGATCGGGGCTTCGGGGACGGGGGGGGGCCGGTTTTCCCACCGGTCGGAAGTGGCAGTTCTGTCATGATTCACCCGGTGATGAAAAATACCTTATCTGCAATGCCGACGAGGGCGACCCCGGAGCTTTTATGGACAGAGCCCTTCTTGAAGGAAGCCCCCACCAGTTGATCGAAGGGATGATCATCGCCGCCTATGCGATCGGCGCTAACACGGGCTTTGTCTATGTCCGGGCGGAATACCCCATCGCTGTGGAGCATATCACTCTGGCGGTCAAACAGGCCGAAGAGAGGGGTTTTCTCGGTGAGAAAATCTTCGGTTCCGATTTTAATTTTAAAATGATTATCCGGAAAGGGGCCGGGGCCTTTGTCTGCGGTGAAGAGACCGCTCTTATCGCTTCGCTGGAAGGAAAGAGAGGAATGCCCCGTCCCAGGCCGCCTTTTCCAGCTGTGAGCGGCTATATGGGCAAACCCACCAATATCAACAATGTGGAAACTCTTGCCAATATTCCCCTTATTCTGGAAAAGACCGGTGAGGGGTACAGCGAGACGGGCACGGAAAACAGCAAGGGAACGAAGATTTTCGCGCTGGCCGGCGATGTGAACAATACGGGTCTTGTGGAAGTCCCCATGGGCATATCGCTTCGGGAGATCATTTTCGATATCGGGGAGGGTATTCCCAAGGGGCGTCAGTTCAAGGCGGCCCAGCTGGGTGGTCCTTCGGGAGGATGTGTCCCCGGGGAGTTTCTCGATCTGCCTATAGATTATGAATCGCTCAAACAGGTCGGTGCCATTATGGGGTCCGGCGGTCTGATCGTCATGGATGATAAGAGCTGCATGGTCGATATGGCCCGTTATTTCCTGGAGTTTATACAGAAAGAATCCTGCGGGAAGTGCGTGCCCTGCCGCGTGGGGTCACGCCATATGCTGGATATCCTGGAGAGAATCTGTCATGGAAAGGGAGAGGAGGGCGATATCGAAAAGCTCGAGGAGCTGGCCGAAACGGTTAAGACATCATCTCTCTGCGCCCTGGGACAGACGGCGCCCAATCCCGTTCTGACGACTCTCCGCTATTTCAGGCATGAGTATGAAGAGCATATCCATGATAAGACATGCCGCGCCGGGGTCTGTACCGATCTGGTTTCCTATTGTATCGATGAGGAAAAATGTGTGGGATGCGGCGTCTGTTTGAAAAACTGTCCTGTCGACGCCATTTCCGGTGAGAAGAAAAAGGCTCATATCATCGATCATGCGATCTGTATCAGCTGCGGCATGTGCGTCGATGTCTGCAAGTTCGATGCGGCGGCAGTGTGCTGA
- the nuoE gene encoding NADH-quinone oxidoreductase subunit NuoE, whose translation MSEVNLDGVRNILGRIDLSEKLTNGKVRPDYLIPLLQDIQDEYGYLPRPALELISREGGIPLSRIFGVVTFYEQFYLEPRGKHMVKCCRGTACHVKNGAKIASAISKELGIEEGGTSADGLFTFETVACLGTCFLAPVMMIDDSYYGNLEESDVRTILERYREGGVK comes from the coding sequence ATGTCCGAAGTGAATCTGGATGGGGTTCGTAATATTCTTGGCCGAATTGATTTGTCTGAAAAACTGACTAATGGCAAAGTCAGACCCGATTATCTTATACCGCTTCTGCAGGATATTCAGGATGAATACGGCTATCTTCCCCGCCCGGCTCTTGAGCTTATAAGCCGTGAAGGCGGGATTCCCCTCAGCCGTATATTCGGTGTCGTTACATTTTATGAGCAGTTTTATCTCGAACCGAGAGGAAAACACATGGTTAAGTGCTGTCGCGGAACAGCCTGCCATGTTAAAAATGGTGCGAAAATCGCCTCGGCCATAAGCAAAGAGCTTGGTATCGAAGAAGGAGGCACGTCAGCTGACGGGCTGTTCACTTTTGAAACTGTTGCCTGCCTGGGGACCTGTTTCCTCGCTCCCGTAATGATGATAGACGATTCCTATTACGGGAATCTTGAAGAAAGCGATGTCAGAACAATTCTGGAACGCTACCGGGAAGGGGGAGTGAAATGA
- the dnaK gene encoding molecular chaperone DnaK translates to MGRIIGIDLGTTNSCVAVMEGGEAVVIQNEEGQRTTPSMVAFTDKDERLVGQPAKNQMVTNPENTIYSIKRFMGRQFKEVGEELGMIPYHATEGPNGDVRVDIKGKHQSPPEISAAILQKMKKTAEDYLGETITEAVITVPAYFNDSQRQATKDAGKIAGLDVKRIVNEPTAAALSYGFGKENKEEKIAVYDLGGGTFDISILDLGDGVFEVRSTNGDTHLGGDNFDQKIIDWLVSNFKKDQGIDLSKDRMALQRLKEAAEKAKKELSSTQATDINLPFITADASGPKHLQYNLTRSAFEQMTEDLVERTRIPCEKALKDAGYNPSDIDQVILVGGSTRIPAVQKIVKEIFGKDPHKGVNPDEVVAMGAAIQGGVLGGDVNDILLLDVTPLSLGIETLGGVSTKLIERNTTIPTKKSQIFSTAADNQNAVSIHVLQGEREMAAANRTLGRFDLTDIPPAPRGVPQIEVTFDIDANGIVHVSAKDLGTGKEQKIRIESSSGLSEEEIDKMVRDAEANAEADKAQKEAIEARNNADNLIYSTEKSLKDFGDKVSEEDKSKIESAKEDLKKALETNDAAQIKEKTEALAQASHKLAEEMYKAQAAEAGAQGAPGADPGAQAGENQKSDENAEDADFEVVD, encoded by the coding sequence ATGGGACGTATTATTGGTATTGACCTGGGAACCACAAACTCTTGTGTAGCGGTCATGGAAGGCGGAGAAGCCGTTGTTATCCAGAATGAAGAGGGACAGAGAACTACCCCCTCGATGGTTGCTTTTACAGATAAAGACGAGAGACTGGTTGGTCAGCCCGCCAAGAACCAGATGGTAACCAACCCTGAAAACACAATTTATTCAATCAAAAGATTTATGGGGAGACAGTTCAAAGAGGTCGGTGAAGAACTCGGAATGATCCCTTACCACGCTACGGAAGGCCCCAATGGCGATGTTCGCGTCGATATTAAAGGGAAGCATCAGTCTCCTCCCGAAATATCTGCGGCTATTCTGCAGAAAATGAAAAAAACAGCCGAAGACTACCTCGGAGAAACCATTACCGAAGCGGTTATCACGGTTCCCGCTTATTTTAATGACTCTCAGAGACAGGCTACGAAAGATGCCGGTAAAATCGCCGGACTCGATGTAAAGAGAATCGTTAACGAGCCGACAGCAGCGGCGCTTTCCTACGGTTTCGGAAAAGAGAATAAGGAAGAGAAAATCGCCGTATACGACCTCGGAGGCGGTACGTTCGATATTTCCATTCTCGATCTCGGAGATGGTGTTTTCGAAGTAAGGTCTACCAATGGTGACACTCACCTCGGTGGAGACAACTTCGACCAGAAGATCATTGACTGGCTTGTCAGCAACTTCAAAAAAGATCAGGGAATCGACCTTTCCAAAGACAGAATGGCTCTCCAGAGACTGAAAGAAGCGGCTGAGAAGGCGAAGAAAGAGCTTTCTTCCACTCAGGCGACTGATATCAATCTGCCTTTTATCACGGCAGATGCTTCCGGTCCCAAACACCTTCAGTACAACCTCACCAGATCGGCCTTTGAGCAGATGACTGAGGATCTCGTCGAGAGAACAAGAATCCCCTGTGAAAAAGCTCTGAAAGATGCGGGATACAATCCTTCCGATATCGATCAGGTTATTCTTGTCGGAGGTTCCACGAGAATCCCCGCCGTACAGAAAATCGTTAAAGAAATTTTCGGAAAAGATCCCCATAAAGGTGTTAACCCCGATGAGGTTGTTGCAATGGGTGCCGCCATTCAGGGTGGTGTCCTCGGCGGAGATGTTAACGACATCCTCCTTCTCGACGTAACGCCTCTTTCTCTGGGAATCGAAACACTCGGCGGTGTCAGCACGAAACTGATCGAGAGAAATACGACCATTCCTACAAAGAAAAGCCAGATTTTCTCTACGGCGGCTGACAATCAGAATGCCGTTTCTATCCATGTCCTTCAAGGTGAAAGAGAAATGGCTGCGGCCAACAGAACTCTCGGACGCTTTGACCTGACAGACATTCCTCCCGCGCCGAGAGGCGTTCCCCAGATCGAGGTAACTTTCGATATCGATGCAAACGGTATTGTTCATGTTTCCGCCAAGGACCTGGGTACGGGAAAAGAGCAGAAAATCAGAATCGAGTCTTCTTCCGGACTCAGCGAAGAGGAAATCGACAAGATGGTGAGAGATGCCGAGGCCAATGCCGAAGCGGATAAGGCTCAGAAGGAAGCTATCGAGGCGAGAAATAACGCTGATAACCTGATCTACTCAACAGAAAAATCTCTGAAAGATTTCGGAGATAAGGTTTCCGAAGAAGATAAATCTAAAATCGAATCGGCCAAAGAGGATCTGAAAAAAGCTCTTGAAACAAATGATGCGGCTCAGATCAAAGAGAAAACCGAAGCGCTGGCTCAGGCTTCTCATAAACTGGCTGAAGAGATGTACAAAGCCCAGGCGGCTGAAGCGGGAGCTCAGGGAGCACCGGGAGCTGACCCGGGAGCACAGGCCGGAGAAAACCAGAAATCTGATGAAAACGCGGAAGACGCGGATTTTGAAGTCGTAGATTAA
- the grpE gene encoding nucleotide exchange factor GrpE: protein MAKKEEMAPEESVQDQNANIDEESSNVEQVVPEEKASAEEESSEEENKELTDEDRIVLLEAEIEKLKEENSSLKDQYLRKHADFENFRRRMNKEKQDSIKYGNSGLLKDLIEVIDNFERAIKTSAESDDLASFREGIAMIEQHFTSMLSSKWGLEKIEAVGQEFDANLHEALMMEDSEDVEVTTVVEDFQTGYKLHDRILRPTKVKVAKPAAKDAT, encoded by the coding sequence ATGGCCAAGAAAGAAGAAATGGCACCGGAAGAGTCCGTACAGGATCAGAACGCGAATATTGATGAGGAATCTTCCAATGTGGAACAGGTCGTTCCCGAAGAAAAGGCTTCTGCGGAAGAGGAATCATCAGAAGAAGAGAACAAAGAGCTCACAGATGAAGACAGAATTGTTCTGCTTGAAGCTGAAATAGAGAAACTGAAAGAGGAGAACAGTTCTCTTAAGGATCAGTATCTCAGAAAACACGCCGATTTTGAAAATTTCAGACGGCGGATGAACAAAGAAAAGCAGGATTCCATCAAATACGGGAATTCCGGGCTTCTCAAAGACCTGATCGAAGTGATCGATAATTTCGAGAGAGCGATTAAAACCTCTGCAGAGTCCGATGATCTGGCTTCTTTCCGGGAGGGAATCGCCATGATCGAGCAGCACTTCACCTCCATGCTCAGCAGCAAGTGGGGTCTTGAGAAAATTGAGGCTGTCGGACAGGAGTTCGATGCCAATCTTCACGAAGCTCTTATGATGGAAGACTCGGAAGATGTTGAAGTTACCACGGTCGTTGAAGATTTTCAGACCGGGTACAAACTGCATGACAGGATTTTAAGGCCGACTAAAGTTAAGGTCGCCAAACCTGCTGCAAAAGACGCCACATAA
- the fdhF gene encoding formate dehydrogenase subunit alpha gives MRRQCAEEGFVNSVNIRINGKDIICPEGANVMHVAIEKGFDIPNLCYDQRLSPTGACRLCIVEMEGRPGVHTSCTMKAAEGLSITTESEKLSALRKSTLELIFSEHKATCTSCDREGACSLQDYAYRYGAAEDRFPSIVKGGLSDNYTEGGIAIGYDVEKCIRCMRCVKICDEVQGAEAITLEGRSGNVVVNTPFSMLLTDSSCEMCGQCVDTCPTGALYAKAAKGKGRVRTMEKVRTTCLYCGVGCQLDLNIGADGKLVKVTSEPGVIPNDGNTCVKGRFGFDFIHRDERLTVPLIREGEAFRESTWDEAFDLVARRFSGIKEKHGSEALAGLTSAKSGNEDNYIMQKFVRTQFGNNNIDHCARLCHASTVAGLARAFGSGAMTNSIDEFSDTPLIFVIGSNTTENHPVMGIKIRKAVAEGKTKLIVADPRKISLTDIAHIHLQQKPGSDVALINAMMYTIIDEKLHDRDFIKSRTEDYELMEAAVMKCPPEFAEKVSGVPAEDIRAAARLYAAAESASIVYSMGITQHTTGTDNVLSLANMAMLTGNVGKPFAGVNPLRGQNNVQGACDMGGLPDVYPGYQKVHLPESKAKFEKAWGVSLSDKPGLTVNEIMHDVGSGKIKGLYVFGENPVLSDPDTNEVVKSLKKTDFLVVQDIFLTETAELADVVLPARSFAERDGTFTNTERRVQVYREAVLAPGESKPDWEIITGVANRMGADWNYNSASEIMDEIASVTPIYGGISYERIADVGLQWPCPDKEHKGTAVLHQGKFSRGLGKFHPVDYLPQQELPDEEYPLILTTGRMLQHWHTGTMTRKSEVLHGIVPEGHIQISPADAGRLGIGPEDKVKVSTRRGEIEIAADVTDRMKEGVVFLTFHFKESPANALTIAALDPIAKIPEFKACAVKIEKI, from the coding sequence ATGCGGCGGCAGTGTGCTGAGGAGGGGTTTGTGAATAGTGTAAATATCAGAATAAACGGAAAAGATATAATATGCCCGGAAGGCGCCAATGTTATGCATGTCGCCATCGAAAAGGGCTTCGATATTCCCAATCTCTGCTACGATCAGCGGTTGAGTCCCACCGGCGCCTGCCGGCTCTGCATCGTTGAGATGGAAGGACGTCCCGGCGTTCACACCTCCTGTACGATGAAGGCTGCTGAGGGACTCTCCATAACCACCGAATCGGAAAAACTCAGCGCCTTGAGAAAGTCGACGCTGGAACTGATCTTCAGCGAGCATAAAGCGACCTGCACATCCTGCGACCGGGAGGGAGCCTGTTCTCTTCAGGATTATGCCTACCGGTACGGGGCGGCGGAGGATCGTTTCCCCTCCATTGTGAAAGGCGGTCTTTCGGATAACTACACCGAAGGCGGAATCGCCATCGGATACGATGTGGAAAAATGCATCCGCTGTATGCGCTGCGTGAAAATCTGCGACGAGGTTCAGGGCGCCGAGGCTATCACACTTGAAGGGCGTTCCGGGAATGTGGTCGTCAATACACCTTTCAGCATGCTTCTGACCGATTCAAGCTGTGAAATGTGCGGCCAGTGTGTCGATACCTGTCCGACAGGAGCGCTCTACGCCAAAGCGGCCAAAGGCAAAGGACGGGTGAGAACCATGGAGAAAGTCCGGACCACCTGTCTTTATTGCGGTGTCGGTTGTCAGCTCGATCTGAATATCGGAGCTGACGGGAAACTGGTCAAGGTGACCAGCGAGCCGGGTGTCATTCCCAATGACGGGAATACCTGCGTCAAAGGGCGGTTCGGCTTCGATTTCATCCACCGGGACGAACGGCTGACTGTGCCGCTGATCCGCGAAGGAGAGGCTTTCCGCGAATCGACCTGGGATGAAGCTTTCGATCTGGTGGCCAGACGGTTTTCCGGGATAAAAGAAAAACACGGAAGCGAAGCTCTGGCCGGTCTGACATCAGCCAAATCGGGTAACGAAGATAATTATATTATGCAGAAGTTTGTCCGGACACAGTTCGGAAATAACAACATAGACCACTGCGCCCGCTTGTGCCACGCGTCTACAGTCGCGGGACTGGCCCGTGCCTTCGGCAGCGGGGCCATGACCAACAGCATCGATGAGTTTTCCGACACACCGCTTATTTTCGTGATCGGTTCCAATACGACAGAAAACCATCCCGTTATGGGAATCAAGATCCGCAAGGCCGTAGCAGAGGGGAAAACGAAATTGATCGTCGCCGATCCGCGGAAGATTTCCCTGACCGATATCGCCCATATACATCTGCAGCAGAAACCGGGCTCCGATGTGGCTCTGATCAACGCCATGATGTACACCATCATCGATGAAAAACTCCACGATAGGGATTTCATAAAATCGCGGACGGAAGATTATGAGCTGATGGAAGCGGCGGTCATGAAATGTCCTCCCGAGTTCGCCGAAAAGGTGAGCGGCGTGCCGGCGGAAGATATCCGCGCGGCGGCCCGTCTCTATGCGGCGGCTGAAAGCGCGTCAATCGTCTACTCCATGGGAATTACGCAACACACCACCGGCACGGATAACGTCCTGTCTCTGGCCAATATGGCCATGCTGACGGGAAATGTGGGTAAACCCTTCGCGGGAGTCAATCCGTTGAGAGGGCAGAACAATGTTCAGGGCGCCTGCGATATGGGCGGACTGCCCGATGTTTATCCGGGATATCAGAAAGTGCATCTGCCTGAATCAAAAGCCAAATTCGAGAAAGCCTGGGGAGTCTCACTCTCCGACAAGCCCGGTCTTACGGTCAACGAGATTATGCACGATGTGGGTTCCGGGAAGATTAAAGGGCTCTATGTATTCGGGGAAAACCCCGTTCTGAGCGATCCCGATACCAATGAAGTGGTCAAATCTCTGAAAAAGACCGATTTTCTCGTTGTGCAGGATATCTTCCTGACCGAAACGGCCGAACTGGCTGATGTGGTCCTTCCCGCCCGGTCCTTCGCCGAGCGCGACGGTACTTTTACAAACACGGAGCGCCGGGTCCAGGTGTACCGCGAAGCGGTTTTGGCTCCCGGTGAATCGAAACCCGACTGGGAGATCATCACCGGAGTGGCCAACAGGATGGGTGCGGACTGGAATTACAATTCAGCCTCGGAGATTATGGACGAGATTGCTTCTGTGACACCGATCTACGGCGGGATCAGTTATGAGCGGATTGCCGATGTGGGACTTCAGTGGCCCTGTCCTGATAAGGAGCACAAAGGAACAGCTGTCCTTCACCAGGGAAAATTCTCCCGGGGACTGGGAAAATTTCACCCGGTCGATTATCTGCCCCAGCAGGAACTGCCCGATGAGGAATATCCCCTGATTCTCACAACCGGTCGGATGCTCCAGCACTGGCATACAGGGACCATGACCAGAAAGAGCGAGGTGCTTCACGGAATCGTTCCGGAAGGTCATATCCAGATCAGTCCCGCCGATGCCGGCCGGCTCGGAATCGGTCCTGAAGATAAGGTAAAAGTGAGCACGAGGCGCGGCGAAATCGAGATTGCCGCCGATGTAACTGACCGGATGAAAGAGGGCGTTGTATTCCTCACTTTCCACTTCAAGGAAAGCCCGGCCAATGCTTTGACCATCGCCGCTCTGGACCCGATCGCCAAGATTCCTGAGTTCAAAGCCTGTGCGGTCAAAATTGAAAAGATATGA
- a CDS encoding methyl-accepting chemotaxis protein: protein MEMDDLKQKLADMEFSYIYEMKTLNFLLDEKDKNTVMLNEIVDAGFREMRMALDELKSGVNQILVAIQQIAVSVSELVDSINFQRQSVKRLLEHNEKVSESSRLSKDEQQNLSGEILLLQKNSSVIIEMINNIDDIAERLGILSINGAIQAARSGEFGKGFAVVTTEMRKLSESVIENTANQKKTAEGIISLINQSGKSQRVVSERTDDVLAAVESVALNVEEINSQIDRVAENSEELSATVQEFSATIEQISRNVDSIHGMMDSIFQNYIKEMNLSNIISDTSRKMKEISAGETSMETASMKHMKYIYDRMTDVEGNRYLAMCRVFVALPFDELPSSYRENINNEPGYESSRYLCLVGTAGEDKLWNRIEDSEGHKIIRLPESKRELSAMPMLDKVFSSLGMDYSKIVNPSKMDAGNLIEGYYLEEDAPGSPYIPDKKFLRDFGIKSQLSIGGVLPSGIVFTCFLFFKEDVKVRDAETIKILAQVMQLCYKPFDQVGQYWNKR from the coding sequence ATGGAAATGGATGATCTGAAACAAAAACTCGCCGATATGGAATTCTCCTATATTTACGAAATGAAAACTCTTAATTTCCTCCTTGATGAAAAAGACAAAAATACGGTCATGCTCAATGAGATTGTCGATGCCGGCTTCCGGGAGATGCGGATGGCTCTCGATGAGCTGAAATCCGGCGTGAACCAGATTCTTGTAGCGATTCAGCAGATTGCCGTATCGGTGAGCGAACTGGTCGACTCCATAAATTTCCAGAGACAATCAGTGAAAAGGCTGTTGGAGCATAATGAAAAAGTTTCGGAAAGCAGTCGTCTCAGCAAAGATGAACAGCAGAATCTCAGCGGTGAGATCCTCCTGCTCCAGAAAAACTCATCAGTTATTATCGAGATGATCAATAACATTGACGATATCGCCGAGAGACTCGGAATCCTCAGCATCAACGGTGCCATCCAGGCAGCCAGAAGCGGCGAATTCGGTAAAGGCTTTGCCGTGGTGACGACGGAAATGCGCAAATTGTCGGAAAGTGTTATTGAAAATACCGCCAACCAGAAAAAAACGGCTGAAGGGATAATTTCTCTGATTAACCAGTCCGGGAAGAGCCAGAGAGTTGTTTCCGAAAGAACTGATGATGTTCTCGCGGCTGTGGAATCCGTGGCCTTGAATGTAGAGGAAATCAATTCCCAGATAGACCGGGTCGCAGAAAACTCCGAAGAGCTGTCGGCCACGGTTCAGGAGTTTTCCGCAACGATAGAACAGATTTCCAGGAATGTCGACAGTATTCACGGCATGATGGATTCCATCTTCCAGAACTATATAAAGGAAATGAATCTGAGCAATATCATAAGCGATACTTCCCGGAAAATGAAAGAAATATCAGCCGGGGAGACATCGATGGAAACTGCCTCCATGAAGCATATGAAATACATATATGACAGAATGACAGACGTAGAGGGAAACAGATATCTGGCTATGTGCCGAGTCTTTGTCGCCCTGCCTTTCGATGAGCTGCCTTCTTCCTACAGAGAGAACATCAATAATGAGCCGGGGTATGAGAGTTCCAGATATCTGTGCCTTGTCGGTACGGCCGGTGAGGATAAGTTGTGGAACCGCATTGAAGATTCGGAGGGACATAAGATTATCCGGCTTCCGGAGAGTAAGAGAGAACTTTCAGCCATGCCCATGCTGGATAAAGTATTCTCTTCTCTGGGTATGGACTACTCGAAAATTGTGAACCCTTCGAAAATGGATGCCGGCAATCTCATCGAGGGATATTACCTGGAAGAAGATGCTCCGGGCTCCCCTTATATTCCCGATAAGAAATTCCTGAGAGATTTCGGAATAAAGAGCCAGTTGAGTATCGGCGGCGTTCTTCCTTCCGGGATTGTCTTTACCTGCTTTCTTTTTTTCAAGGAAGATGTAAAGGTTCGAGATGCGGAAACAATCAAAATCCTGGCTCAGGTTATGCAGCTGTGCTATAAGCCCTTCGATCAGGTGGGCCAGTATTGGAATAAGCGATAA
- the dnaJ gene encoding molecular chaperone DnaJ, whose amino-acid sequence MAKRDYYEVLGIEKGASPEEIKKAYRKLAVKYHPDRNQNNPEAEAKFKEATESYEVLSDPQKKQAYDQYGFAGVDGMGGPSFNASAFSGFEDIFGGDFSSIFDSFFGGGGRRGGGRRGGPARGSDLRYDMEIDFRDAVFGTEREIEFAHHAHCKSCGGSGAKEGSGKKTCTMCGGAGQVRRSSGFFSIAQPCPTCNGEGVIIENPCPSCRGKGITRETRKLKVKVPAGIAPGKRIRLGGQGDAGPQGGSAGDLYVVIHVREHEYFERSDNDLYCVIPVTFTQLALGAEVFVKTLDNKKIKIKIAAGTDNGKMLRIKNEGVPFLHGNGRRGDMYVKLQVQIPKKLSGKEKDLLKDFAEKHGEEEQPTPIRLRDL is encoded by the coding sequence GTGGCAAAACGCGATTATTATGAAGTTCTCGGAATTGAGAAAGGAGCTTCGCCGGAGGAAATCAAAAAAGCTTACAGGAAACTGGCTGTAAAATACCATCCCGACAGGAATCAGAATAATCCTGAAGCGGAGGCCAAGTTCAAGGAAGCTACGGAGTCCTATGAAGTTCTTTCCGATCCCCAGAAGAAGCAGGCTTACGACCAGTACGGTTTTGCCGGTGTGGACGGAATGGGCGGTCCCAGCTTTAACGCTTCCGCCTTTTCCGGATTCGAAGACATTTTCGGAGGAGATTTCTCCTCCATCTTCGATTCCTTCTTCGGAGGCGGCGGAAGGCGCGGCGGCGGCAGAAGAGGCGGTCCCGCAAGAGGTTCCGATCTGCGCTATGATATGGAGATCGATTTCCGTGATGCCGTATTCGGTACGGAACGGGAGATCGAGTTCGCTCATCATGCTCACTGTAAGAGCTGTGGCGGAAGCGGGGCCAAAGAAGGTTCCGGCAAAAAGACATGTACCATGTGCGGTGGGGCCGGACAGGTCCGGCGTTCATCGGGATTTTTCTCTATTGCCCAGCCCTGTCCCACTTGTAATGGAGAAGGGGTTATCATTGAGAATCCCTGTCCCTCATGCCGTGGTAAGGGCATAACAAGGGAAACCAGAAAACTGAAGGTAAAAGTCCCCGCCGGCATAGCTCCCGGTAAAAGGATCCGCCTCGGCGGTCAGGGAGATGCGGGACCTCAGGGAGGATCGGCAGGAGATCTCTATGTTGTAATCCATGTGAGAGAACATGAGTATTTCGAAAGAAGCGATAACGATCTTTACTGCGTTATACCCGTAACGTTCACACAGCTGGCTCTTGGAGCTGAAGTCTTTGTTAAGACTCTGGATAACAAGAAGATCAAGATCAAGATCGCCGCCGGTACGGATAACGGCAAGATGCTCAGAATCAAGAACGAAGGCGTCCCCTTCCTTCATGGAAACGGACGACGAGGCGACATGTATGTGAAGCTTCAGGTTCAGATTCCGAAGAAACTTAGCGGGAAAGAGAAGGATCTTCTCAAAGATTTTGCGGAGAAGCACGGCGAAGAAGAACAGCCCACGCCTATCAGGTTGAGAGATCTTTAA